The genomic stretch GAAAACTGTATGCTTTCTAAGATATTGAGCTCAACCTGATACAGTTCTTCCAGTGTCAGATTCGGATACAATTCCCTGCCATAATTTACCCAACCACCCATATTATCGCTGATCTGAGTAGTTGCAATCAATGTATCATTCTCAATTTCAAATGTATAATACTCGGTTGGTACCCATTCCTCATTTTCCCAGTAAAGTGTAGTAGCTTCTGTAATTTTTCCACCCACGACTGTGAATTCATCTTTATACCCAACAATCCATTCGTCACCTTCCCAATCTTCGTAAATCACTTCTGAAATAATACCCGTGGTGTAATCGTATGTATATCTTTCATAAAACTGCAACCCACCGGTCACAAAATCAATTTCCTGATGGGTTTCCTGTTTTAGCAAACCATTTTGATATTCCTTGGTTGTCAGTTCGTGTGTAACCCATTCTTCGTCATCAAGGCTGAGCACTTCCTGACTCACCATTTTGCCATTATCATAGTCCATCTCGATTTTTGTACCAGTAAACCAGACTCCTTCTGACATAAAAGAAACTTCAATTCCTGTTAATAAGTCGTTATCCGCTACTTTAAGCGATCTGGAATGATGTTGTGCTCTTGCAGTACGCTCAATAAACTTTTGAAAAGTTGATTTATCCTTATTCAAAGAGCTTGATATAGAATTTTGTGCTTGTGTAATAACACCAGATGAAGCCACAAGCAGGCATACTGTCATCCAGCATAATTTTGATTTCATAGTTTAAAGTATTAATTGTTTTAAGTTGCGATACACACAACTGATTTCGCCGGCTGGAAAAGCAGAGCCTGACTACATTTCAGGTGAGTTTTATCGACCAATATTACGACTAATTTTGAGAATAGTTATATGGCCATAAAAAAAATTATTGCCTTAAATCCTTTGTGAAAGGTCTAAAATAACGTACTTTTAGAATGGATTTACGATGATACTTAGACTTTTGAATTCATTCAGATTTTAGCTCTGATTTCTCCTATATCCGATAATTTTTAACCACATTTTGATACTATGAATATTTATATAGGAAACCTTAGTTATGATGTTTCCAGCGACCAACTCAGAGAAGTTTTTGAAGCTTATGGTGAAGTAAGTTCAGCCAAAGTTATTACCGACAGAGGTTCAGGCCGTTCAAAAGGTTTTGGATTTGTTGAGATGGATAACAAAGCTGAAGCTGAAGCCGCTATCGAACAACTCGACGGTGCCGAAATTGACGGTCGCCCTGTAAAGGTAAATGAAGCCAAACCCCGCAACTAATACTTCGGGTTATAAAATTTTCAGCCCCCGCTCATGTATATGATCGGGGGCTTTTTTATTAATTTTTTTCTACGGATCCATTTTTTGAAGTAACTTTTTTGATCCGGATCAGTACATAACTAAGTCATTTAAATTCAACTAACTTAGGGAGCTATTACTATGATTATGACCACCACCAATCACCTGGACAGAAAAGAAGTACAAAAATATCTGGGTATTGTAACGGGAGAAGCCATTTTGGGAGCAAATATCTTTAAGGACTTCTTTGCCGGTATCAGGGATATCGTTGGCGGACGTTCCGGTGCTTACGAAAAAGAACTGCAGCAAGCACGTAAACTGGCTTTCGAAGAAATGGAATTAAAAGCCAACAGTGTAGGTGCTAACGCCATAATCGGCATCGACATTGATTATGAGACCATCGGAGCAAATGGAAGTATGCTCATGGTTTCCGTAAGCGGAACAGCTGTTTCTGCTGAATAAGTATAATTAGATAAAAAATTGTAGAGACACGAGGTTTTGTGTCTCTACAATAATCATATAGACCTTATCCAAACATGTCTTTCATTTTTGAGAAGAAATTCTTCTCACTTCCATCCAGGTTGGACGGATCAAAATTTTCGGACCCTTTAAACGATTTCATCGCCTCTTTCTGCTTGTCGTCTAGTTCTTCTGGCATATATACGTTCAGTCTAACGTACTGATCTCCATCACCAGAATTGTTCAAGCCCTTAATTCCCCGGCCACGCATTCGGAGCATTTTACCTGGCTGAGTTCCGGGATCAATTTTTAGTTTTGCTTTACCTTTAAGCGTCGGAACTTCCACCTCTGTTCCAAGCACAGCATCAGGAATACTCAGGGTTAGATTGTAATAGATATTATTACCGTCACGGTCAAAGTGCTCGTGTTCTTTTTCTTCAATCAAAACGATTAAAGCACCGGCAGAACCACCTCGTCGGCCAGCATTACCTTGCCCCCTTAGAGTAATGTAATTGCCATTAGATACACCGGATGGGATGTTAACCTTAATGGTTTCTTCGCCTTTCACACGGCCTTCACCACTGCATTTCTTACATTTATTCTTGATAATCCGGCCTTCACCATTACAGTTTGGACATGCCTGAACATTCACCATTTGACCGAGCATAGTTCGGGTTACCTGGCGAACTTCACCCATTCCATTACAGGTGCCACAGGTTTCAAAATCTGAATTAGTCTCGGCCCCGGTACCATTACACTCATCGCATTTAATCTGCTTTTTGATTTTGAGCTTTTTTTCTGCTCCAAATGCAATCTCTTCAAGGGTAAGAGGCATTCGGATTTTCATATCTGAACCTGGCTGCCCAGGTTCTTTTCTTCCACGTGATCGGCCTCGTCGGCCTCCCCCGCCTCCAAAGGCTTCTTCACCAAAGAATCCGCTTCCAAAGATATCCCCAAAGCGGCTGAAAATGTCTTCGAAGCCCATATTATCAAAGTCGGCTCCGCCTCCAAATCCGCCCTGGCCATTTACTCCCTGATGGCCAAACTGATCATATCTGGCTCGCTTGTCAGAATCTTTGAGCACTTCGTATGCTTCAGATGCTTCCTTAAATTTTTTCTCTGCTTCTTTATCCCCCTTATTGCGATCGGGATGGTACTTCATAGCCATTTTCCGGTAGGCTTTCTTTATATCGGCCTCCGAAGCACCTTTATCAACTCCAAGTATTTCGTAATAATCTCTTTGGGTAGACATATTTTACTCGCTTACAATTACTTTAGCATGACGAATTGTTCGATTGCCGATTTTGTAGCCACTGTCCAGAACTTGAAGCACTACATCACTTCCGGTTTCCTCATCAGGAGCCGGTTGCTTCATCATGGCATCGTGAATATTTACATCGAAAGGAACGCCTGTTTCATTTATTCGCTCGACGCCGTGCTTTTCCAGCACTTTCTCAAATTTGTCAGCAACCATTTTCACTCCTTCGAGAAAACTATCCTCAATCTCAGATTCTTCCGCTGCTTTAAGTGTGCGAAGCAAATCATCACTTATGGGCATAAAATCTTCAAGAGCGCCGGCTTTAACCTCTTCAAATAGCTGTACACGTTCGCGCTGAACTCGTTTACGGACGTTTTCTAACTCAGCTGCCTTTCGAAGCAAACCATCTTTAGTGTTAGCCAGCTCTTTTTCCAGCTCTTCTATTCTGGCTTCTTGTTCATCCTTAGCTGATTTTTGCTCCTCAGATTCGGTTGCTGTAGCTTCTTCTTTTTCTTGCACGTTTTCAGTAATCTCTTCCTGAGTCGAGATATCCTCTTCTGAAATTTTTTCTTTGCTCATCTACCTTTCGTAAGTGTTATTGCTTAAAATTTGCTTTATTTATGCTGTTTAGAGCAAATAGTATGCCATGAATCTCTCCACTCTTTTAAAGTGACAAAGTTACTTCATTCTGACATCTCATTAAGAAACTGGCATAAAAAAGCCCCCGCTCATGTATATGAGCGGGGGCTTCAAAGTTCTGTTAGCAGTCGTTTAGTTCAGGAATTCATCAAATGTCAATGAGACATAATAGATGGCACCCAAACTTGGTCCGCCGTAGTTCAGAATATGTCGGTTGTTGGTGATGTTGCTTCCTCCAACTTTAACAATCGAGTTAAGGCTGTTCAGCTTATACGATACCTGGGCATCGATTGTGGATACCGCAGGAACGGTTCCATCTGCAAAAGAAGAAACCCATCTGAACTCATCCTGCCATCTCCAGGTCACGTTGAAACCCAGACTTTCGGTCAGACTTCTGTTGCTTAAACCAACATTAACTTTATGCTCCGGAGTGTTATAGTCGAAGATAAAGCCTTCATTCTGATCGGTAATCAGTTTATTCCAGTTGTAGTTTGCACTTACCTTAAAGTTGCTTGGCAAGCTATAGTCGAACCCAACTACAGCACCTTGCGATTCTACCTCGTTGTCAACATTGGTATACACCTGGAAGGTGTTAAGTGCTGAACCGGACAATAGCAGTGGCGCCGTTTGTGCAGTCAATGGCAGAATTTCACTATCCTGTATAACTCCATCACTGTTCTGATCCTGGTTGATCTGACGTACGCGGAACTGAGCAATAAAATCGTTATAGATATTGTAGTAATAAGCCATGTCGAAGAATAATTTATCTCCTAACAGACCTTTATATCCAATCTCAAACGTCTGGATTTGCTCTGGCTTAACGGGCTCAAAGTTATTGTAAGGTACCAGTTCTCCCGCTGCAGCAGGATTTCCTGCTAATACTTGCGTGGTGAAGTCCTGAACACTTTCCAAAGTGAAGGCACTCTGAGTAATGTTATACTTATCCGTGAGGAAAGGCAGACCACCTAATAATCGGGCCGTAAGTACATTCAAGTCGATGTATTGCCCCTGTGTAGTCGGGTTGCGGAAACCGGTTTGGTATGAAGCCCGCAGGTTTTGATTATCAAAGGTGTTAATCACCGTTGAAATACGTGGGTTAAACTGCCCATCGAAGTTCTCATTCTTATCATAACGCAGAGAACCGATCAGTTTAATCCGATCCTCCATAAAGGATTTAGAACCCTGAACAAACCCACCAAACTCGTTAATCTCTACGCCACCGTCATCATCAAAGATGGTTCCATTAGAGCGCAGTTGATACTGTCTGAAGCTCACACCAGCCTGAAGATCCATAAAATCTATTTCATTTTTGAAGTTGTACTGTCCTTCAGTGTGTAGGAAGCGGGACTGATCATCGAAAAGAGCACCATTAGGTACTACATTTTGAAGAGCTGTATTCTTAGCGTTGTTAAAAGCATCAGAACCAGGTGCAAAACGGTTTGCATCGGCTGCTGCCCGGGCTGCTGCATGGAATTGACTCACTACTGCCGTGTTACTCAGGATAGCGTTAACCGTAGCTTGGTTGTACGAAGGGTCGCCTCCCTGAGCTTGGGCTGCCGCTTGAATAAGCCCGCCGGCAAACGTACCGCCATAGGCTCCATACCATTGTGAGGTATTCAGATACTGATCATTAATAGAAAATCCAACAAAATCAGCGATGTAAGAATCTCCGGAATTTTCAAAAGTTCCGTAAGCCTTCACCATGAAGTTATCGCCTTCAAGCTGAATCTTGTGCTGGGAGATATTAAAGTTCTTCAGGCTGTAACGTTGAGCTCCACTGTAAACCGAAGTTCCGTAACCGTAATTAAAGGTATAGCTGGCTTCAACAGCATCATTCAAACGGTAGTGTAAAGATGTTCCGAGCTTCAGGTTTTCAGCTCCACTGTCAACGAGATATTCTTCCCGATATCCTGTCCTGGCAACCGGCTGGGCTGGCAACGCCGCTAAATATTGTTCAACTTCGTTTTCCGGTACACCTGTTTGGGCCGAAACGTTTTGTGCGATTTGTGTTCGGGTAGGTCCGGGCAGGCCCAATAATGCAATATTGAAGGTACCATCATCTCCGTAGGTATGAACTCCGTCATAGGCTGGGTTGTTCGCAAAACCGTTATTCAGGGATGAATTTTTGTCGGAATAATTAATACCTCTCCAGTCTTCAGCCTTCGAGTAAGAGAAATTCACTTTAAAAGCGAATTTGTTATTAAATGATTTGGCATAACGAATCGCCGTTTCAAAAAGCGGCTGTGCATCTTCCGGTTCACCTAATGTTGGACGGCTGTCAAGATGATTTACCCCTGATTTAACCATAACGCTTAAGCCGGGATAGTTAAATGGGTCCTTGCTGTTCACCAACAGAATACCGTTAAAAGCATTTGGCCCGTATAGTGCGGAAGAAGCACCCGGGATAAATTCCATGCTCTCTACATCTAACTGAGAAGGGCCATTCAAATTCCCGATGGGGAAGTTAAGCGCCGGCGCCTGGGTGTCCATTCCATCGGTTAACTGCACCATTCGTGTGTTACCGGTAGAATTAAATCCCCTTGCGTTCACAATCTGAAAGTTGATACTGCTGGTAGTCATATCAACACCTTTAAGGGTGCTAAGCGCTTTGTAATAATCATCGGAAGCAGCTGTTCTGATCTGAATTGCATCCTGGCGCTCGATCGTAACCGGTGCTTCTAAAATACTTTCCTCAACCCTGGAAGCCGAAACAACAAGGTCGCCACCCGAAATGGTTTGTTCTTCCAGAACAATTTCAAGATCTTCAACAACGGCTTCGGTTATTTCTACTCGCTGAGATGTAAATCCAACAATAGATACAATAAGCGTTAATGGAGGATCTTGCTGCGCGGTTAAACTAAAGGTGCCGTCAGGACGCGTAGAAGTCCCGATTACTTTACCGTCAACCCTGATGTTAACCCCGGCTAATGGCTCACCATTTACATCAGTGACTATTCCCGATATTACTGTTTCATCTTCTATGTTCGATGCGTACGTAACTGTGCTACACACGCAAAAGATAAGTATCATACACAAGGTAAATACTCGTTGAATCATGTTGCTCATTGTATTGATCCTTTTGATTATGGTTAGAGAGGCCAACTATTTATACCGTCTGTAAAATAAGTCCATATTCATGGAAACTCGTATTTTGGCCGAACTTTTATATAACACCAAATAAAAGTCTGTTTTTGGGATAAATGCAAGCGCTTCCACTACTTTTTATTTATGCATCATTGCTTTGCTTCTCTTATCCTTAGCAGAACTTTACCTACACCCTTTAAGGACAGTATTCATGAATGTTTCAGTAAAATCAATTTTTAAATTTCTGCAGATATTATTTCTTGCTTTTCTTTTATCTAATTGTGAGTCAAAGGTTAAAAAGAACGCCTCTGATTCTGCAGAACCGGTTTCTTACCTGGCCCTTGGCGACTCGTATACCATTGGCACCGGTATTGATCAGACAAATAATTATCCCAACCAGTTGGCTGATTCTCTTTCAACACTTGGCTTTCAAGTTGATACCACTCAGATTATCGCCACAAATGGCTGGACTACAACCGATCTTAAAAATGGGATTGCTGAGAACAAACCACCGTCTGATTTTGACCTCGTTTCTTTATTAATAGGAGTAAATAATCAATATCAATGGCTGGATATTGAGCTATATCGAGCGGAATTCCGTGAATTACTGGAGCAGGCTGTTGAATTTGCCGGTGGGAAAAGTGAGAATGTATTTGTTATCTCTATTCCCAATTATGGTGTAACCCCTTTTGCCCAGTCTAAAGACCCTGAAACCATTCGCAGAAAAATTAAAGAATACAATAACATAGCTGAAGAAATCAGTAATGAATTTGATATTTTATTTATAAATATTACCCCAATATCAGAAATGGCAGCTAATGACCTTTCATTGTTAGCTTCCGACGAGCTCCATCCATCCGCAAAAATGTACAGCATGTGGATTGAGGAGATGTTACCAACAGTAACTCAAATTATAGAACCATGAAAGCCGAATTTAACCTCACCCACCTTTCAGCTTCCAAAGATCCTTTAACCGATCGGATCACATTCACCGAAACCATCGAATTCAGACTTTGGATGGCAGTCGCTGTACTTAGTTATCTGAGTTTTCATCTCTTCAGCTTACTTGATATTGAATTGGCAGGATGGCAGCAGATGCTTCTTGCTGCAGGTATGGTAGTAGGTTATGGATTCGCATTTATGGGAGTGCTGTTCAGAAGCAGCGCAGGGAAAGCGGCAATATCAAAGGATGAAATCAGGCTATATCCCACAAAAAAAAAGAAAAATTTCCAGATGTTCCTATTCCTGTCACCAAAGAATCCGAGATCAAAGTTTATGTAGTCCAGAAACTCAACTGGTTCACCCCTAAAGCTATCTTACATTTTTCTGTTTCTAATGAAGGTCATGAGAATGAATTCACAATAAAATTGGGGAACAAAAAGAGTAAAGAACAATATTTGGAGTTGTTGGAAGGTTGGTACAGAAGCGGATATTCTTTAGAGGAGTATGACATTACAGGTAGCCGAATTTTTAAATTAGACCGAGGAAAATCGTATGCAGACATTCAAAAAATCAAAGCCGAATATGGTATCAGCTGGTAAAAAACTCTCAAAAATCACCCTTGTTGTTTCCATGATGTTTCTGGGCTTTGGCGAAAAAGCTTCCGCCCAAAATAACCCGGACGAGCGAACCATTACCATAAATATGAGTTCATCTGAACTATTGCCGGCCGACCTGATTATCTTTAATGTGAATATTAACGCGGAGGCCGAAACTCCCCAGGAAGCGTATCGAGTTCATAAAGAAAGGGAATCTCTTTTAGCTAAACTATTAAAGCAGAATAAGATCGAGGAAGAAGATATTGATTATGAACCTATTCGTATGAATAAGGTAAGTGCAAACTATCGCAACCAGGATGATTCTAAGGTTACACGAACTAATCAATCTGTAAGCCTTACTTTTAGCGACTTTTCTATTTATGAGAAGATTCAAGTCGCGTTAATTGAAAATGGCTTTGATTCTTTTAACGGGCAATTTTCTTCTACCGAAATTTCTAAAGGCAAGGAACAGGCTTTGATAAGTGCCATCGAGTCAGCAAAGAAAAAAGCTGAGCTCATTGCTAAAACTTCCGGGGTTACATTGGGCAAAGTTCAAACCATCAATTACTCCGACCATCAAATCGGAATACCTCAAAAGTCCAGTCTTATGTCTATGGAGGCCATGAGAAGCGATGCCTCTATGATGGATTTTAGCCAAACAGTTTCCGTAACTGCCAACATAAACATCTCTTTTAATATTGAATAAGTAAGAAAATTGTCATCCCGGGCTTGACCCGGGATCTCTACGTGCTCAGATCCTGAATCAAGTTCAGGATGACTAAGAATTCACGGCTCAACGGCATTAACAGCTTCAAAATATTCAGCAGCTTTAGTCAGCCCCTCTTGTCCGTTCATTTCTACATACCAGTACTGCTCGATTACCCCTTTCTCACTTTGCATAAGCAGCTGCATAGTTCCCTGTGATTTGTGTTCAGCAATCACCCAGTTTCCGATAATGTTATAATTCATCCGGTCATTCACACCAAAGGTTTGGTTTCGGTTAAACTCAAATACCTGTCCCGGCATTACTTTGGTTTCCGGATGTCCCTCCAGCTGAGTAAAGGAAACACCGGGATCTTCTTCTCCCCTTCGTATAAAGGCTTCCAATGCAATAGGTCGATCTGATTCCGGTAAGGTTTTCAGGGCTTGAAGAGCAATTACAGCTGAAGCTTTATGATGTCCATGCGTGGTTTCATAAGGAAGCATTAGAAACAGAAAATCATAGCCCCCCTGCTGCATGATGTTGGCAAGCTTTGTCCGCGCCCAATCCGTATTCCATTTTTCCAGGGGAATACTCACATCTTCGGTATACTCAAAATCCGGCTGGTCCAGAAAGAAGTAATTCCGGATTCCAACAATATTTCCCCCGGCCATTAGCTCCTTCTTCCTGATTCCGGGAAGCCACGCCCGTCCCACTTCCTCCTTATCCAATTCCTTTCCATAAATATAATTTCCAAGGGTTGAGTATGTATAACCTCCTTCGCCATTGGTTAGAAGTGCCAAATCAACAACTCCATTTAGTAACCTGGTAGTCTTAAAAATAGTGGCTGAGAAGAGCGCATCGTCATCAGGATGGGCGGTTACTAACAGGACTTTGGGTTGATAATTGAGGAGGGTATCCTGGGCATTTATATTGAAAAATAAGATCAGGAATGTACAGATTGTAAAAAGTAGCTTTTTCATAAATGAAGTTTTGTTTCAATAAACTTTATCAAAATAGAAACTGAAACCCTCTAAATCAGAGGCTTTTTAAATGAAATCTTTACAAATATTCCTTCAACACATCCCAAACCGTTTCCGCAATAATTCCATGTCCTTTTGGGGTGGGATGAATGCCATCTCCCTGAATCAGTTCTTCACTCCCTCCCAGCTTATCCATGATTAAGGGAATGAGAGGCAGATCGTTTTCCTCAGCCAGTTCCGGATAAATAGTCTGAAATTCTGAGGTATACTCCTGCCCGAGGTTTGGAGGAACTTGCATTCCAGCTAAAATGATCTGTCCATTCGGGTTTTTCCTTTGGTATTTATCGATGATGGTTTGAAGGTTTTCCTTTGTTGAACTTAAGTCAATTCCTCTCAATCCATCATTTCCTCCCAACTCCAGCACCATAATGTCGATGTGTCTGCGTAGAATCCAGTCGATGCGGCGCACACCTCCGGCTGAAGTTTCTCCGCTCAAGCCACCATTAATCACTTCATAGTTCAGGCCAAGTGAATCTATTTTCTCTTGTATCAATGCCGGAAAAGCCTGTTCCTGCTGAACGCCAAGGCCAGCGGTAATACTATCCCCGAAAAAAAGAATGGTTTTTGTTTCGCTATTCTGGGCTGATACCAAAAATGAAAAACTTGTTAAAAAGGCTATCGCAATTATCAATTTCTTAATCATAGACAACAATTTGAATTATATCTCGTACTTTTCTCAAGATTTTACGGAATGTTAGAAGGCAATTCCCTTGTTAGTTTCGGTATCACCAAAAATAAGAAACGTGTCAAATATACTCGAAGTTCATCAGTTATACCGCAAGTTTGAAAGCGGCTCAAAAATATTAACCGTCGTAGACGATATTAACTTTTCCATTGAGGAAGGTATTTCCTGCGCTATAGTCGGGCCTTCCGGTTCTGGAAAAACAACCTTGTTGGGTTTATGCGCCGGATTAGACCGTCCCAGCTCAGGAAGTGTTTCCCTAAACGGGATTCCTTTAAATCCCCTCAACGAAGACGAACGCGCTCAGGTCCGAAATCTGCATGTGGGATTTGTATTCCAAACCTTTCAGCTTGTTCCTACCCTAACCGCTGTTGAGAACGTAATGGTTCCGCTGGAATTGCGTGGAGAAGCAACACAGGAAGTTCGTGAGCGGGCCATAGAGTTACTTACAAGCGTTGGACTTGGCGATCGAACCCATCACTACCCTACACAGCTTTCGGGTGGAGAACAGCAGCGTGTAGCCATTGCCCGTGCATTCATTAATCAGCCAAAAATCCTATTTGCGGATGAACCCACCGGCAACCTGGATACCGAAACCGGAGAGTACATTGAAAAGCTGATTTTTGATTTAAATGAACAGCAAGGTACAACCCTGGTTTTAGTTACTCATGACCTGGAACTAGCCAAAAAATGTGACCGCATTATCAAACTTAGAAATGGTCAGGTTTACGAAGATAGTTTTGCTGAGCAACAACCTGAAGCCGTAGCCAAATAGTCCATGAGTAAGAAAAATTCTATGTGGTGGACTTTCAAAATGGCGTGGAGGGATTCCCGTTCCAACCGATCTAAGCTTTTCCTTTTCATGGCGGCTATCATTGTAGGTGTTGCTGCCCAGGTAGCCATTACTTCTTTCAGAGATAACCTGAATACAAGTATTGAAAATCAGGCGAAGGAGTTACTAGGCGCTGATCTTGAAGTGGAACGAAACGCGCCTTTTCAGCCCGAACTACAAGAGGTGCTTGACTCCCTCGGCGGTGAAGTTACAACTGGTTTGGGTTTCAATTCTATGGCTTTCTTCCCAAAAACCGGAAACACACGTCTTTCTCAAATCACGGCTTTTGAAGGGAACTTTCCCTACTACGGAGACTTAGTCACCGAACCTGCTTCAGCAGCAGATGTTTACCAGGAAAATCAGTCCGCTTTGGTGGATGAACCTATAATGAGATTATTCGGAATTGAACCGGGAGATTCCGTAAAAATCGGTCAGGTTACCTACAAAATCGAGGGAGCTATTATTGAGATTCCCGGTCAGCCTGTAGCGGCTTCTTTCTTCGGCCCTCGTATTTTTATTCCTAAACAAGGGGTAGAAGAAACCGGGTTACTTCAAAGGGGTAGCCGGCTTGAGTATATCTCCTATCATAAGTTCCCGGAAGGTACCGATATGGCCTATGTAGATGACCGGCTTGATCAGCTCAGGGACGAACAAAACCTGCGTTTTGGTTATGATACCGTTCAAGAGCGTGAGGAAGAAGTTGGAGAGGCCATCCTATACCTGTCTAATTTTCTGAATTTAATTGGCTTTATTGCTCTTTTATTGGGAGGAATTGGAGTTGCCAGCTCAATATTTGTTTACATCCGTCAAAAAATTAACACGGTGGCTGTGCTTCGTTGTGTAGGTGTGTCCTCTAATCAGGCGCTATCAATTTATCTCATTCAGGCCACGGCAATGGGTTTCATTGGTTCTGTACTTGGGGCCATTCTAGGCTCGATTGTACAGCTATATCTGCCCGTATTAGTGCAAGACTTTCTTCCTGTAAATATTGAATTATATGTATCATGGGTTTCTATTTTTATTGGAGTGGGAACGGGTGTGATTATCTCCATTTTGTTCGCCCTTTTCCCTCTGCTTGCAGTGAAGAAAATATCGCCCTTGTTTTCGTTGCGTTCTGTAGAAGTCAATCTATCCGGACTTCTTCAAAGTTCTACTAAAATTATTCTGGGCGTGATTCTGGCTGTTTTCATCACTGCTTACGCATGGCTGATGCTAGGCGAGCTCTTACCCGCTCT from Gracilimonas sp. encodes the following:
- a CDS encoding heavy metal-binding domain-containing protein, which translates into the protein MIMTTTNHLDRKEVQKYLGIVTGEAILGANIFKDFFAGIRDIVGGRSGAYEKELQQARKLAFEEMELKANSVGANAIIGIDIDYETIGANGSMLMVSVSGTAVSAE
- a CDS encoding nucleotide exchange factor GrpE, which gives rise to MSKEKISEEDISTQEEITENVQEKEEATATESEEQKSAKDEQEARIEELEKELANTKDGLLRKAAELENVRKRVQRERVQLFEEVKAGALEDFMPISDDLLRTLKAAEESEIEDSFLEGVKMVADKFEKVLEKHGVERINETGVPFDVNIHDAMMKQPAPDEETGSDVVLQVLDSGYKIGNRTIRHAKVIVSE
- a CDS encoding SGNH/GDSL hydrolase family protein produces the protein MNVSVKSIFKFLQILFLAFLLSNCESKVKKNASDSAEPVSYLALGDSYTIGTGIDQTNNYPNQLADSLSTLGFQVDTTQIIATNGWTTTDLKNGIAENKPPSDFDLVSLLIGVNNQYQWLDIELYRAEFRELLEQAVEFAGGKSENVFVISIPNYGVTPFAQSKDPETIRRKIKEYNNIAEEISNEFDILFINITPISEMAANDLSLLASDELHPSAKMYSMWIEEMLPTVTQIIEP
- the dnaJ gene encoding molecular chaperone DnaJ, with protein sequence MSTQRDYYEILGVDKGASEADIKKAYRKMAMKYHPDRNKGDKEAEKKFKEASEAYEVLKDSDKRARYDQFGHQGVNGQGGFGGGADFDNMGFEDIFSRFGDIFGSGFFGEEAFGGGGGRRGRSRGRKEPGQPGSDMKIRMPLTLEEIAFGAEKKLKIKKQIKCDECNGTGAETNSDFETCGTCNGMGEVRQVTRTMLGQMVNVQACPNCNGEGRIIKNKCKKCSGEGRVKGEETIKVNIPSGVSNGNYITLRGQGNAGRRGGSAGALIVLIEEKEHEHFDRDGNNIYYNLTLSIPDAVLGTEVEVPTLKGKAKLKIDPGTQPGKMLRMRGRGIKGLNNSGDGDQYVRLNVYMPEELDDKQKEAMKSFKGSENFDPSNLDGSEKNFFSKMKDMFG
- a CDS encoding T9SS type A sorting domain-containing protein; translated protein: MKSKLCWMTVCLLVASSGVITQAQNSISSSLNKDKSTFQKFIERTARAQHHSRSLKVADNDLLTGIEVSFMSEGVWFTGTKIEMDYDNGKMVSQEVLSLDDEEWVTHELTTKEYQNGLLKQETHQEIDFVTGGLQFYERYTYDYTTGIISEVIYEDWEGDEWIVGYKDEFTVVGGKITEATTLYWENEEWVPTEYYTFEIENDTLIATTQISDNMGGWVNYGRELYPNLTLEELYQVELNILESIQFSMLTSFIQYPDYLSQEWDGEKWVNFELQYTTIYNTPNQALDTKFVNALSWEDDEWKPYLSLVQYYNGKTLADSTILSFFTYTGAETEEWVVYTKENYIYNSAGLFDEIVSTIYPFQGMNLYKYKFEWNGISTGTEKPEKPVSFRLNPAYPNPFNPTTSITYSMEKAGNVRINVYDMLGRFITTLINTSQIAGEHRVLFNADNLASGIYIVRMEADGYQKNQLITLLK
- a CDS encoding TonB-dependent receptor, whose translation is MSNMIQRVFTLCMILIFCVCSTVTYASNIEDETVISGIVTDVNGEPLAGVNIRVDGKVIGTSTRPDGTFSLTAQQDPPLTLIVSIVGFTSQRVEITEAVVEDLEIVLEEQTISGGDLVVSASRVEESILEAPVTIERQDAIQIRTAASDDYYKALSTLKGVDMTTSSINFQIVNARGFNSTGNTRMVQLTDGMDTQAPALNFPIGNLNGPSQLDVESMEFIPGASSALYGPNAFNGILLVNSKDPFNYPGLSVMVKSGVNHLDSRPTLGEPEDAQPLFETAIRYAKSFNNKFAFKVNFSYSKAEDWRGINYSDKNSSLNNGFANNPAYDGVHTYGDDGTFNIALLGLPGPTRTQIAQNVSAQTGVPENEVEQYLAALPAQPVARTGYREEYLVDSGAENLKLGTSLHYRLNDAVEASYTFNYGYGTSVYSGAQRYSLKNFNISQHKIQLEGDNFMVKAYGTFENSGDSYIADFVGFSINDQYLNTSQWYGAYGGTFAGGLIQAAAQAQGGDPSYNQATVNAILSNTAVVSQFHAAARAAADANRFAPGSDAFNNAKNTALQNVVPNGALFDDQSRFLHTEGQYNFKNEIDFMDLQAGVSFRQYQLRSNGTIFDDDGGVEINEFGGFVQGSKSFMEDRIKLIGSLRYDKNENFDGQFNPRISTVINTFDNQNLRASYQTGFRNPTTQGQYIDLNVLTARLLGGLPFLTDKYNITQSAFTLESVQDFTTQVLAGNPAAAGELVPYNNFEPVKPEQIQTFEIGYKGLLGDKLFFDMAYYYNIYNDFIAQFRVRQINQDQNSDGVIQDSEILPLTAQTAPLLLSGSALNTFQVYTNVDNEVESQGAVVGFDYSLPSNFKVSANYNWNKLITDQNEGFIFDYNTPEHKVNVGLSNRSLTESLGFNVTWRWQDEFRWVSSFADGTVPAVSTIDAQVSYKLNSLNSIVKVGGSNITNNRHILNYGGPSLGAIYYVSLTFDEFLN
- a CDS encoding RNA-binding protein, translating into MNIYIGNLSYDVSSDQLREVFEAYGEVSSAKVITDRGSGRSKGFGFVEMDNKAEAEAAIEQLDGAEIDGRPVKVNEAKPRN
- a CDS encoding SIMPL domain-containing protein; its protein translation is MQTFKKSKPNMVSAGKKLSKITLVVSMMFLGFGEKASAQNNPDERTITINMSSSELLPADLIIFNVNINAEAETPQEAYRVHKERESLLAKLLKQNKIEEEDIDYEPIRMNKVSANYRNQDDSKVTRTNQSVSLTFSDFSIYEKIQVALIENGFDSFNGQFSSTEISKGKEQALISAIESAKKKAELIAKTSGVTLGKVQTINYSDHQIGIPQKSSLMSMEAMRSDASMMDFSQTVSVTANINISFNIE